In a single window of the Olivibacter sp. SDN3 genome:
- a CDS encoding succinate CoA transferase — MHLDRIQASGLHHKVTTVEKALDFFRDNDIVASSGFTKAGDSKIILPALAKRNQVNPIQITLLTGASLGHDTDAKLTNAGILKRRMPFQVDKVLRAAINSGDVIFVDQNLSETSELLTDRQLPDIDIAIIEAAYITANGEIVPTTSVGNSPIFAQRAKKVIVELNTAITTDVYGLHDVYIPAPYPERKAIDIYNPNDRIGSKTISIDLEKIVAIVFSNKQDSPADIAIIDTKTAAIANHLIAFFNNEVAQGRLTKSLRPLQAGIGKVANAVLAGLAQSDFENLTMFSEVLQDSAFDLIDSGKLTFASAASITVSTTCYDRVFKHLKKYKDKIVLRPQSISNSAEVIRRLGIIGINTAIEFDIYGNVNSSHIGGTHMMNGIGGSGDFARNAHMSIFVTQAASKENRISHVLPMVSHVDHNEHNVDIVVTDIGYADLRGLAPRERAPLIIENCVHPDYKEELRAYFERAVKEVGGQTPHLLAEAFSWHTRFRETGSMKREN; from the coding sequence ATGCATCTCGACAGAATTCAAGCGTCTGGCTTACATCATAAGGTAACAACAGTGGAAAAAGCCTTAGACTTTTTCCGCGACAACGATATTGTTGCCTCCAGTGGTTTCACAAAAGCGGGAGATAGCAAAATTATCCTCCCGGCACTAGCCAAGCGAAACCAAGTAAATCCCATACAAATTACACTTTTAACGGGAGCTTCACTAGGGCATGATACCGATGCAAAGTTAACAAATGCTGGTATTCTCAAAAGACGTATGCCTTTTCAGGTAGATAAAGTTCTTCGGGCTGCTATTAATAGTGGAGATGTTATCTTTGTCGACCAAAACTTGAGTGAAACCAGTGAGCTACTTACAGACCGCCAGCTTCCCGACATTGATATCGCAATTATCGAAGCCGCTTACATCACTGCAAACGGTGAAATTGTGCCTACAACATCTGTTGGAAATTCACCGATTTTTGCCCAAAGAGCAAAAAAGGTGATTGTAGAATTAAATACTGCGATAACCACTGATGTTTATGGCTTACATGACGTCTATATTCCCGCTCCATATCCCGAAAGGAAAGCCATTGACATCTATAATCCCAACGATAGGATCGGTTCTAAAACGATATCAATTGATCTCGAAAAAATTGTCGCCATCGTATTCAGTAATAAACAAGACAGTCCTGCTGATATTGCCATAATTGACACAAAAACAGCCGCTATAGCCAATCATCTTATTGCATTTTTCAACAATGAAGTCGCCCAGGGCAGATTAACCAAATCGCTCAGGCCTTTACAGGCGGGTATTGGAAAAGTAGCGAATGCCGTTTTAGCAGGTTTAGCACAATCGGATTTTGAAAACCTCACGATGTTTTCTGAAGTGCTGCAAGATAGCGCTTTCGACCTGATCGATAGCGGTAAATTAACCTTTGCTTCTGCAGCTTCTATCACGGTATCAACAACTTGTTACGACCGGGTTTTTAAACATCTCAAAAAATATAAGGATAAAATTGTTTTACGCCCACAGAGCATCAGCAATTCGGCAGAGGTAATCAGAAGGTTGGGCATTATTGGTATCAATACTGCCATCGAATTTGATATTTACGGCAATGTAAATTCTTCACACATCGGTGGCACGCATATGATGAATGGCATTGGAGGATCGGGCGATTTTGCGCGGAATGCCCACATGAGTATATTTGTAACACAGGCAGCTTCCAAAGAAAACCGTATTTCGCACGTCTTACCAATGGTATCGCATGTGGACCATAACGAACATAATGTAGATATCGTGGTTACCGATATCGGTTATGCTGATCTAAGGGGTTTAGCTCCTCGAGAACGAGCACCCCTCATCATTGAAAACTGCGTTCATCCTGATTATAAAGAAGAGTTGCGCGCTTATTTCGAAAGGGCGGTAAAAGAGGTAGGAGGACAAACACCACATCTGTTAGCTGAAGCTTTCAGCTGGCATACCCGTTTTAGGGAAACAGGTTCCATGAAACGGGAAAATTAA
- a CDS encoding AraC family transcriptional regulator, with the protein MNEKYYIVDVDRKQETIYCYHNQMGEKLIPSHSHKKGQFLYTEGGVVFVKTMEKSYFLPARHYMWIAPGVEHSIHPSSPQVIMRNLYFPIYPEEDAFYFNTSIHPVNDLLLELMLFTNRWNGHIEPSDKSSFTIVEAIKMLLPQVSNFSLPLELPLAKDKRLKALVAYLEENLSKDILFNEIASLFGFSPRSLSRLFQKDLGMSFIQYLTALRMLKALQYLLEKSLTVNEVALQVGYNSLPTFSNTFQKLIGVRPSEYVKMNTPGLHNS; encoded by the coding sequence ATGAATGAAAAATACTACATTGTAGACGTTGATAGAAAACAGGAGACTATATATTGTTATCACAATCAAATGGGAGAAAAACTAATCCCAAGCCATAGTCATAAGAAAGGACAATTCTTGTATACAGAAGGAGGAGTGGTGTTTGTAAAAACAATGGAGAAATCATACTTCCTGCCGGCAAGACATTATATGTGGATTGCGCCTGGTGTTGAGCATAGCATTCACCCTAGCTCTCCTCAGGTAATTATGCGAAATCTCTATTTCCCCATCTATCCAGAGGAAGATGCGTTTTACTTTAACACCAGTATACACCCGGTAAACGACCTGCTATTAGAGCTGATGTTATTTACCAATCGATGGAATGGCCATATTGAACCTTCTGATAAATCGTCATTTACCATAGTAGAAGCGATAAAAATGCTCTTACCGCAAGTGAGTAATTTTTCACTTCCGCTCGAACTTCCCCTGGCGAAAGATAAGCGGTTGAAAGCATTGGTAGCTTACTTAGAGGAAAATTTAAGCAAGGATATTCTTTTTAATGAAATTGCTAGTCTGTTTGGTTTCAGTCCGCGTTCCTTATCCAGATTATTTCAGAAAGACTTGGGGATGTCATTTATTCAATATCTAACTGCATTGCGCATGTTGAAGGCTTTACAGTATCTGCTGGAAAAATCATTAACAGTTAATGAGGTGGCGCTGCAGGTGGGATACAATAGTTTGCCAACTTTTAGCAATACTTTTCAGAAGTTGATCGGTGTAAGGCCAAGTGAGTATGTGAAAATGAATACACCCGGCCTTCACAACTCATAA